A window of Maniola hyperantus chromosome 26, iAphHyp1.2, whole genome shotgun sequence contains these coding sequences:
- the LOC138404247 gene encoding uncharacterized protein: MDVEITALLLYYYQRRKKVKRKKKKIWVHPFVSNRSQSGVFLKLYEDLRKYPEKMFNYLRMSLTSFDELLSLCWNDLTKQDTILRKSISPEEKLFVTLRYLATGCTFMELYYNYRLGYTTICTIVREVCDAICKHQGQFIILPTTGDDWESIARGFKKNTNFPHCIGAIDGKHIRIIQPVNSGSLYYNYKHYFSIVLLAICDANYNFTYIDVGAYGKSSDSGIFKESSFYTNLMSNSLSIPEAKPLIENGENIPYTIVGDEAFGLHENLMRPYGGLNLSYKQRIFNYRLSRARRYIECTFGILSNKWRIFHRPLNVNIDLAKKIVKTCCILHNFVRSRDGYSYDDTLVVTGFEPATDQNRNRGGRTALTVRDKLADYFVNHNPLPWQDRNI, encoded by the exons ATGGACGTGGAAATTACTGcactgttattatattattaccagCGTCGCAAAAAGGTGAAacgaaagaagaaaaaaatatggGTACATCCGTTTGTATCAAACCGAAGCCAAAGCGGTGTTTTTCTCAAACTCTATGAAGATTTAAGAAAATACCCTGAAAAAATGTTCAATTATCTGAGGATGTCACTAACATCATTTGATGAATTATTGAGTTTATGTTGGAATGATTTAACTAAACAAGATACAATATTAAGAAAATCTATAAGTCCTGAAGAAAAACTATTTGTGACATTGAG gTATCTTGCAACAGGTTGTACatttatggaactatattacaACTACAGACTCGGTTATACAACAATATGTACAATAGTTAGAGAAGTGTGTGACGCTATATGCAAACATCAAGgacaatttataatattacctacaacAGGAGATGATTGGGAAAGCATTGCaagaggatttaaaaaaaacaccaaTTTCCCGCATTGCATTGGTGCCATTGACGGAAAACACATCAGAATAATCCAGCCAGTAAATTCCGGATCACTATACTACAACTATAAACATTACTTTTCAATTGTTTTACTCGCAATATGTGATGCTAATTATAATTTCACGTATATAGATGTTGGAGCGTATGGAAAAAGCAGCGATTCGGGAATTTTTAAGGAAAGCTCTTTTTACACTAACCTCATGAGCAATTCTTTAAGTATCCCTGAGGCCAAACCACTGATAGAAAATGGTGAGAATATTCCATATACAATTGTAGGAGATGAAGCTTTCGGACTACATGAAAACCTCATGAGACCTTACGGAGGACTCAATCTCAGTTACAAACAAAGAATTTTTAACTATCGTTTATCTAGAGCACGCCGTTATATCGAGTGCACATTTGGTATATTATCCAATAAGTGGAGGATATTCCACAGGCCACTGAATGTTAATATAGATTTAGCAAAGAAGATTGTTAAGACATGTTGTATTTTGCATAATTTTGTACGTTCTAGAGATGGCTATTCATATGACGATACTTTGGTAGTAACGGGGTTCGAACCTGCTACAGATCAGAATCGTAATAGAGGAGGGAGAACAGCTTTAACAGTTCGAGACAAACTTGCAGACTATTTTGTTAATCATAACCCACTACCATGGCAAGATAGAAATATATAA
- the LOC138404140 gene encoding trichohyalin-like — protein MADYVAQLTAAESRRLENEERHTETLSRMADYVAQLTAAESRRLENEERHTETLSRMADYVAQLTAAESRRLENEERHTETLSRMADYVAQLTAAESRRLENEERHTETLSRMADYLAQLTAAESRRLENEERHTETLSRMADYLVQLTAAESRRLENEERHTETLSRMADYLVQLTAAESRRLENEERHTETLSRMADYLVQLTAAVQQIANGVSEIKDLMRIDL, from the coding sequence ATGGCTGACTATGTAGCGCAGCTAACTGCAGCTGAGTCAAGGCGGCTAGAGAACGAGGAGCGGCATACAGAAACTCTTAGTAGGATGGCTGACTATGTAGCGCAGCTAACTGCAGCTGAGTCAAGGCGGCTAGAGAACGAGGAGCGGCATACAGAAACTCTTAGTAGGATGGCTGACTATGTAGCGCAGCTAACTGCAGCTGAGTCAAGGCGGCTAGAGAACGAGGAGCGGCATACAGAAACTCTTAGTAGGATGGCTGACTATGTAGCGCAGCTAACTGCAGCTGAGTCAAGGCGGCTAGAGAACGAGGAGCGGCATACAGAAACTCTTAGTAGGATGGCTGACTATCTAGCGCAGCTAACTGCAGCTGAGTCAAGGCGGCTAGAGAACGAGGAGCGGCATACAGAAACTCTTAGTAGGATGGCTGACTATCTAGTGCAGCTAACTGCAGCTGAGTCAAGGCGGCTAGAGAACGAGGAGCGGCATACAGAAACTCTTAGTAGGATGGCTGACTATCTAGTGCAGCTAACTGCAGCTGAGTCAAGGCGGCTAGAGAACGAGGAGCGGCATACAGAAACTCTTAGTAGGATGGCTGACTATCTAGTGCAGCTAACTGCAGCTGTACAACAAATAGCTAATGGAGTATCAGAAATCAAAGATCTAATGCGTATAGACTTATAA